From Haloarcula sp. CBA1127, a single genomic window includes:
- a CDS encoding DUF1328 family protein: protein MNHLLTAVPLQPGGGFLELALLFLVLAVVAGLAGLGGVAGLSMRIAKILVVVFLVLMVVSFLL from the coding sequence ATGAACCACCTACTAACTGCAGTCCCGCTCCAGCCCGGTGGCGGGTTCCTCGAACTGGCGCTGCTGTTTCTCGTCCTCGCCGTCGTTGCTGGACTGGCCGGTCTGGGGGGCGTGGCGGGGCTCAGCATGCGAATAGCGAAGATACTCGTCGTCGTGTTCCTCGTCCTGATGGTCGTTAGCTTCCTCCTGT